Proteins encoded within one genomic window of Humulus lupulus chromosome 1, drHumLupu1.1, whole genome shotgun sequence:
- the LOC133786753 gene encoding AT-hook motif nuclear-localized protein 25-like, whose protein sequence is MSGLESAGPGSRYNIHQLLGPADLQLNDSNLNNSPTGNNDQPSSDAPTTSSGGGGSSGRRPRGRPSGSKNKPKPPIFITRDSPNALRSHVLEISAGSDVVEAVSSYARRRGRGVCILSGTGAVTNVTLRQPSASGGVITLHGRFEILSLTGTSLPPPAPPGAGGLTIYLSGGQGQVVGGSVAGPLSASGPVVLMAASFANAVFDRLPLPEEVEESTVPTTSQSSGVTGGGAAGGGGGGAVPFYNLQGNYSSTNSALIPGDQQGFGWGGNINTTTSSRSQF, encoded by the coding sequence ATGTCGGGGTTGGAATCAGCTGGACCAGGTTCTCGTTACAATATCCACCAACTCCTTGGACCGGCCGATCTTCAACTCAATGATTCAAACCTTAACAACTCACCCACCGGTAATAACGACCAACCCTCCTCCGACGCACCAACCACAAGCTCAGGCGGCGGTGGCTCCTCCGGAAGGCGGCCACGGGGTCGTCCTTCCGGCTCCAAGAACAAGCCGAAGCCACCGATATTCATAACTAGGGACAGTCCTAACGCTCTCAGATCCCACGTCCTGGAAATCTCAGCTGGCTCCGACGTCGTTGAGGCCGTGTCTAGCTACGCTCGCCGCCGTGGGAGAGGCGTCTGTATCCTCAGCGGCACCGGAGCTGTCACTAATGTCACCTTACGTCAGCCCTCGGCTTCTGGAGGAGTGATAACGCTCCACGGCCGGTTCGAGATTCTTTCGTTGACCGGAACTTCTCTGCCGCCGCCGGCTCCTCCGGGGGCAGGTGGGCTGACTATATACTTGAGCGGCGGGCAAGGGCAGGTGGTCGGGGGAAGCGTGGCAGGGCCCTTATCAGCTTCTGGGCCGGTGGTTTTGATGGCGGCTTCGTTTGCTAACGCGGTGTTTGACCGGTTGCCTCTGCCGGAGGAGGTGGAGGAGTCTACGGTGCCGACCACTTCGCAATCGTCGGGGGTGACAGGTGGCGGTGCCGCCGGCGGAGGAGGAGGTGGCGCTGTCCCTTTCTACAATTTACAAGGGAATTATAGTAGTACTAACAGTGCCCTAATTCCTGGTGATCAACAAGGGTTTGGTTGGGGTGGCAATATTAATACTACTACTTCCTCAAGGTCACAATTTTag